Proteins encoded by one window of Lutibacter sp. A64:
- a CDS encoding phage tail protein, with the protein MEPFLGQIQAFGFNFAPRGWAKCDGQLLAINSNQALFSLLGTTYGGDGRTTFALPDLRGRSGIHFGQGPGLNNVVQGQKGGAENRTLTVANLPAHNHPVNAKEEGTTDDPTGAFIAGDGTNAFGAATDKVMAATSVGNTGGGQSFSTRDPFLGINYCIALVGIFPSRS; encoded by the coding sequence ATGGAACCATTTTTAGGACAAATACAAGCATTCGGATTTAATTTTGCACCACGTGGATGGGCTAAATGCGATGGACAACTTTTAGCTATTAATTCAAACCAAGCTCTTTTTTCTTTATTGGGAACTACTTATGGTGGTGACGGCAGAACTACTTTTGCACTACCGGACCTTAGAGGTAGAAGTGGAATACATTTTGGTCAAGGACCTGGACTAAACAATGTAGTTCAAGGACAAAAAGGTGGCGCTGAAAACCGTACACTTACTGTTGCAAATCTGCCTGCACACAACCACCCAGTAAATGCGAAAGAAGAGGGCACTACGGATGATCCTACCGGAGCATTTATAGCTGGCGATGGAACTAATGCTTTTGGTGCTGCTACAGATAAAGTAATGGCAGCTACATCCGTTGGCAATACTGGTGGTGGACAATCATTTAGTACAAGAGATCCTTTTTTAGGAATAAATTATTGTATTGCATTAGTTGGAATTTTCCCTTCAAGAAGTTAA
- a CDS encoding dipeptidyl-peptidase 3 family protein, protein MKKIAALIVLAIMFSCKEDKEARKPVKQVTVERELTEMDKNLEKYVSFKLTSDLNVLTENQQKMLPLLIEAADKMNALFWYEAYGDKDELLAKIDASETKQFAEINYGPWDRLDGNKPFVEGIGEKPLGANYYPIDMTKEEFEAFSDENKSSLYTFVRRDEDRNLKTIWYHEQFEKEVKEVSNLLLEASKLAENEGLKNYLELRAQAFLNDDYQASDFAWMDMKTNTLDIVIGPIETYEDQLFGNKASHEAYVLIKDQEWSKKLEKFAHFLPELQKGLPVDEAYKTETPGTDSDLNAYDVVYYAGDCNSGGKTIAINLPNDEEVQLQKGTRRLQLKNAMRAKFDKILIPIADKIIDESQRKHITFDAFFANTMFHEVAHGLGIKNTINGKGTVRSSLKELASALEEGKADILGLYMVQQLHKKGEIDGDIKDYMTTFMTGIFRSVRFGASSAHGKANMIRFNFFKEKDAFTKNEDGTYKVNYDKMQTAMEELSTIILTLQGNGDYDGVAKLVAEKGIISEDLQKDLDMLSEQNIPVDVVFEQGLEALGLQE, encoded by the coding sequence ATGAAAAAAATAGCCGCATTAATTGTTTTAGCAATTATGTTTTCTTGTAAAGAAGATAAAGAAGCGCGTAAACCTGTAAAACAAGTTACAGTTGAAAGAGAATTGACAGAAATGGATAAGAATTTAGAGAAATATGTGTCATTTAAATTAACTTCAGATTTAAATGTTTTAACCGAAAATCAGCAAAAAATGTTGCCATTATTAATTGAGGCCGCAGATAAAATGAATGCTCTTTTTTGGTATGAAGCCTATGGAGATAAAGATGAATTACTAGCCAAAATTGATGCTTCCGAAACGAAACAGTTTGCTGAAATAAATTATGGTCCTTGGGATAGATTAGACGGAAATAAACCTTTTGTTGAAGGAATAGGAGAGAAGCCTTTAGGAGCAAATTATTATCCTATAGATATGACAAAAGAAGAATTTGAAGCCTTTTCTGATGAAAATAAATCTAGTTTATACACTTTTGTTAGAAGAGATGAAGATAGAAATTTAAAAACTATTTGGTATCACGAGCAATTTGAAAAGGAAGTGAAAGAAGTTTCAAACTTATTATTAGAAGCTTCAAAATTAGCTGAAAATGAAGGACTAAAGAATTATTTAGAATTACGTGCGCAGGCATTTTTAAACGATGACTATCAAGCAAGTGATTTTGCGTGGATGGATATGAAAACAAATACACTAGATATTGTAATTGGTCCTATTGAAACTTATGAAGATCAGTTGTTTGGAAATAAAGCTTCACATGAAGCTTATGTATTAATAAAAGACCAAGAATGGAGTAAAAAATTAGAGAAATTTGCACATTTTTTACCAGAGTTACAAAAAGGATTACCTGTTGATGAAGCATATAAAACGGAAACACCTGGTACAGACTCTGACTTAAATGCGTATGATGTTGTGTATTATGCTGGTGATTGTAATTCTGGAGGAAAAACAATTGCTATTAACTTACCAAATGATGAAGAAGTTCAATTGCAAAAAGGAACAAGAAGATTGCAGCTAAAAAATGCAATGCGTGCAAAATTTGATAAAATATTAATTCCAATTGCTGATAAAATTATTGATGAAAGTCAACGTAAGCACATTACTTTCGATGCATTTTTTGCCAATACAATGTTTCATGAAGTTGCCCATGGTTTGGGAATAAAAAATACCATTAATGGTAAAGGAACTGTAAGGAGCTCTTTAAAAGAATTAGCTTCTGCATTAGAAGAGGGAAAAGCTGATATTTTAGGATTGTATATGGTACAGCAATTACATAAAAAAGGAGAAATTGATGGAGATATAAAAGATTATATGACCACTTTTATGACAGGGATTTTTAGATCTGTTCGTTTTGGAGCTTCAAGTGCACACGGAAAAGCAAATATGATTCGTTTTAATTTCTTTAAAGAAAAAGATGCTTTTACTAAAAATGAAGATGGAACTTATAAAGTTAATTACGATAAAATGCAAACAGCTATGGAAGAGTTGTCAACTATTATTTTAACCTTACAAGGTAATGGTGATTATGATGGTGTAGCTAAATTGGTAGCTGAAAAAGGAATTATATCAGAAGATTTGCAAAAAGATTTAGATATGTTAAGCGAACAAAATATACCTGTAGATGTTGTTTTTGAACAAGGTTTAGAAGCTTTAGGTTTACAAGAATAA